The sequence GAGTTGGCCATATACTATGAgctagaggagggagagaagagcagctcaAGGGGTATAGTGGAGGTATGCCCTGAGACCCACAGGTAGGCAACAGGAAAAATAATCTTTGGCAGAACTTATCTTGATGCCAGTATATTGTTGATAACAGTACTCCCATTTAATCACTGTATGGGTAATTTGCCACCAACAGGAAAGTCTAAAAGCCTGGGTATCTCTGTGTATTTTAGGATATCTCGCTTCCTTGAGAAGCCACAGGAGGGAGTGACAGCATTGCGTCTGGCCAGTGTGGTGTTCTACTGCCTTCGCAAAGCCACACTGCCTTACCTCTCAGATTTCCTCACCCTGCAGCCACAAGCTCAAGACAGGACCTTCGGCAGGTTCTGGGTCAGTAAGGACTGTAAACATGGGAATCTTTGGGTTTTGGCTCAGTTCAGTTTTCAATTCAGTGACTTCCGGAAGTGAATTGAAATTCAATTAATTAATTGAAAACTGTCTGTTTTATATGAGGATTTTCTAGTCATGATTTGAATATCAATTCACTTTCTGAATTGAAAAGTCGATTGACCCCAACCCAGGTTATTTTTGTATCGTTAGTACTATTTATCAAATTGGTTAGCTACTAACACATCACGAGACTCACTGTTTGTCTTTTCACCCAGGAGTGGATCATCAATGAGGAGAAGTTACCTGTGTTTGGCATGAAACTGCCCACAGGGTTCCAGCTCATTGGACAAGTGGTGGGTTGCTTTTTTCCTCACCCATACAGACTACTGTTGATTAACAGAATATTCTAATTGTCACTATTGTGTAAGTTTCAGGTCAAGTTGTTATGGCAATGAGATATGTAACTCTCCACTGGAGTGCATGTGAATAGATTGACAATCATTTAGATTATCAGCTCTATTGGAAAGAGTGATTTGATGATGATGTATATTGACCATATGTATTTATCTTCTGGATATCACAGGGGCTGTCAGACTACACCAAGTGGCTTGCCCACTATTCTGCCCAGCAACAGCAATGCCTTGCCAAACCTATAACATGCCGCTCATACGCAAGGTAGATTGCACCGCTACAAAGACTTTATGAAAAATAGTATTGATGGGTTGTTCTCTCTCCTTTTGGACTATCTTCAGTGATATGTCATTTCAGTGAATGTGAGCTAACATCATCTTTCACTTCCTCATAGAGTTGGACTGATGGGGAATCCTTCTGACGGCTTCAATGGAAAAACGATCGCCATGACTATCTCCAACTTCTGGGCTGAGGTCACACTCATGGAGAGCCAGACCCTGGTAACAGTCAGGATTTACTCCAGTTAATATACACGACAGGATAAACAACATGCATAGTGTCATCTCTGATCAAATGTTAATGTATTCAACCATAAAGATAGTATGATTGATATATTTGCTCTGTTTTCTTCAGGTTCTTCTGCCTCATCCGCTCAATGACCCGACTGAATTTGGAAGCTTGCAGGATCTGTACTGTATCAGCCGTAAGGAAGGGTCAGTGTAAAAGACCTAATGCCACACATGCATGCAGGATGTTTACATGATTAATTCCCAAACCTTATTGATATTATTTTGATATACAGGTACTTGGGAGGTCTACGGTTACTCCAGGCTACCTGTAAGAAGTTTTACCAGTTCTGCTCAAAACAAGGGTGAGAAAAAAATGTCATTGGAGCAAGTAACAGCAAATGCAGAGTATTCAATAACTGATGTGGGGGGGGCTACAGCTGAACATTCTTATTCTGACATGGTTAATGCTCATTTGAGTCCCCTGCACGCTTTCTTTGGCAGTATCGCTTTGACAAAGCAGAACTTCACTCTCAAGTATGATACCAACATTCCTCGCCAGGTGGTAAGTGTCTACACTACAGTCTCTATATTTAAAGGCTCACTCTGTGATATTTAGTAGGTGTTTTTGTTCATTTGAATTAATGATACCCATTCATTCTTGAAGAACATCACTTATAAATGTCTCATGAGCCGAGTTCATGACAGTGTATCCTGAGAAAGTCCCTGAGAGATCTGTATGAATACTGTTTTCAATTATGTAATGCCAAAAGGCTAGTGATAATGTTAGTGACTGATTTAATTATTATTTCCCCCTTCTCTGCTTTGTTGAAGGGCCTGGCTGGAAGTAGGTAAGTGCTACCTGGTGAACTGTTATTTTTCTTCCATATTTTATAGGTTAATCACATACTAATCAATATTTCTTCTGAGTCATATACATATGTTTTTGCCTTTTTTGGTCTTGTCATCTTTTCTAGCTCATAATTACATTTCTGTTTATTTATATAATTTTATAACGTTCTCTTCTCTAACAGTGCAATAGTGTCTGCCACCCTGAAGTCTCTGATGAAATTCTACAACATCACAGAAAGTGTAAGAAGAAGAATATGTTACTCTGGAGTTCACTCTAATCATGTGCCAAATGATCAACCTGTGTTTAAgttgttttgttctgtttgcCCTAGGACCTTCCCAAACCCACCAGGGCCAACTTCATCCTCAACGTCGAGACGGATGAACTCTTCATCACTGCTGGTTTACAGGACAGAGTTGTGCAGGTCAGCAATGAAAAGACAACACTCCCCTTTTCACAATACTGAGCCGAGCTGGACTGTACTGCCCTGGCCTGGTTACtgtaaatagttttttttctgaCAAAAATGTTCTTCTTTTCATTGCAGGTCTATGAGGGCTTGGTCTACATGGACTTTAGCAAACAACTGATGGATGAACAGGGCTATGGTATTTGAAATGTGCAGTCTCAATAGCTGTTATGGCACATAAACACATTTTATGAACTCCTATACATAATAAGGACCGCCAATATATTAACGCTAATAATAATGGTAAATACAGCAGTGAGCAGCAATGAACAGATTTGACAGACAGGGTTCACAGGATGTCAGAAATGACATAAGATCAGTCTCATAACAAAGCAAGCACTCTATCCTGTAGGAACTTCCTTTATGTGCAACCAGTGAAAGCATTACCATGTTTATCTCTCAGTACTACAAGGATGACGCAAGTGAAGTTAAGTCTAGTGCTGTAGGTTATCTTGGAATGCAGCAGGTAATCATACTTAATGTATTGAGTTTACTGTATATATGAATATTTAtaaatatatactatatacactgagtgtagaaaaccATAAgaaaacatgctctttccatggtatagactgactaggtgaatctaggggaaagctatgatccattattgatgaAACTTgtgaaatccacttcaatcagtgttgatgaaggggaggagatttttaagccttgagacaattgagacatggattgtgtacatgtgccattcagagggtgaatgggcaagacaaaatatttaaatgcctttgaatggggtatggtagtaggtgccaggcgcaccggtttgtgataagaactgcaacgctgctgagttcttcacgctcaacagtttcccatgtgtatcaagaatggtccaccacccaacggacatccagccaacttgacacaactgtgggaagcattggagtcaacatgggacagcatccctgtggaacgctttcaacaccttgtagagtccatgccccaacgaattgagtcTGTTTTGAGGGCAAATGTGGAacgtgcaactcaatattaggaaggtgttcctaatgtttgtacactTCGTGTATACGCTCACTGCGCAGGACTTCCAGTTTCTTATTTTCCAAAATAAAAGATGCACTTTTCACTACGTTCACACCACATAATAGGGCAATAATATGTGATTATACAGATATACTAATCACGATATTTCACATTGTTCGTCTGCATAATTCAAATCTAACATTCATTTGCATGAGACAAAGTCCACTTGATCAATAGTTATTGCTTTAGTATCCTCTGGTGCCACAGGTGCCAATGCCATCTATAGTGCCACCAACAGGTCTTGTGCAGCCATCTAAGGTTGCAGTGACTTCATATTCACACAGCTTCTAAGGACATGTACATAAGATTTACATACCAAATGTCATGGCCCCATGTCCATCGGTTCAGTTCTTATAGCCCTGGTGTGatatgctgccatctagtggtgtgGCATGGCCAACTTTGAATGCAGCAACTAATCATTCTCAGATTAATTAGAGGCTAATTCATTGAGTCTATATATCAAGTCTGGAGTCAATCTGACGTATGGTTCATGAGAAGAATTATAAAGTATTTTATAGCATTAGCATATGTGCTAACGCAAATCTATAGGTACAGTGCGGCCATATTTGAATGC comes from Salvelinus namaycush isolate Seneca chromosome 34, SaNama_1.0, whole genome shotgun sequence and encodes:
- the LOC120028596 gene encoding glucuronokinase with putative uridyl pyrophosphorylase isoform X1, which encodes MICILLVAGHGTVLETQIKNDVTGLYGQLTGVPKALLPGIGGKKILDFWWETVNMRQLFSEVYLVTNADKYKHYERWATANDFPVENVVNDGSTTLEGRLGAVADLELAIRSRKLQDDIMVIAGDMLCADQNFDIAQVLRFFRSKPGELAIYYELEEGEKSSSRGIVEVCPETHRISRFLEKPQEGVTALRLASVVFYCLRKATLPYLSDFLTLQPQAQDRTFGRFWEWIINEEKLPVFGMKLPTGFQLIGQVGLSDYTKWLAHYSAQQQQCLAKPITCRSYARVGLMGNPSDGFNGKTIAMTISNFWAEVTLMESQTLVLLPHPLNDPTEFGSLQDLYCISRKEGYLGGLRLLQATCKKFYQFCSKQGIALTKQNFTLKYDTNIPRQVGLAGSSAIVSATLKSLMKFYNITESDLPKPTRANFILNVETDELFITAGLQDRVVQVYEGLVYMDFSKQLMDEQGYGDYIPMDMSSLPPFWLAYLSDPSDSGRIHSNVRQRWLNGEAEVVEAMKSFAALTDQARVALQGMDWSRLAQLMDENFALRRSVYTEDCLGPGNLKMVQLARQFGSAVKLPGSGGAVVGLCLDQVRLVEMRKSFQEAGCVFCVIVPYNPSGTIGTNSQD
- the LOC120028596 gene encoding glucuronokinase with putative uridyl pyrophosphorylase isoform X2, translated to MVIAGDMLCADQNFDIAQVLRFFRSKPGELAIYYELEEGEKSSSRGIVEVCPETHRISRFLEKPQEGVTALRLASVVFYCLRKATLPYLSDFLTLQPQAQDRTFGRFWEWIINEEKLPVFGMKLPTGFQLIGQVGLSDYTKWLAHYSAQQQQCLAKPITCRSYARVGLMGNPSDGFNGKTIAMTISNFWAEVTLMESQTLVLLPHPLNDPTEFGSLQDLYCISRKEGYLGGLRLLQATCKKFYQFCSKQGIALTKQNFTLKYDTNIPRQVGLAGSSAIVSATLKSLMKFYNITESDLPKPTRANFILNVETDELFITAGLQDRVVQVYEGLVYMDFSKQLMDEQGYGDYIPMDMSSLPPFWLAYLSDPSDSGRIHSNVRQRWLNGEAEVVEAMKSFAALTDQARVALQGMDWSRLAQLMDENFALRRSVYTEDCLGPGNLKMVQLARQFGSAVKLPGSGGAVVGLCLDQVRLVEMRKSFQEAGCVFCVIVPYNPSGTIGTNSQD